A single region of the Chiroxiphia lanceolata isolate bChiLan1 chromosome 20, bChiLan1.pri, whole genome shotgun sequence genome encodes:
- the RPAIN gene encoding LOW QUALITY PROTEIN: RPA-interacting protein (The sequence of the model RefSeq protein was modified relative to this genomic sequence to represent the inferred CDS: inserted 2 bases in 1 codon; deleted 1 base in 1 codon), whose protein sequence is MEAPLQRHRARYKSPGGPPWRETYRTRCLERLRSSRAKLLERYRXAGDGARPGPAPGALLVQEVMEQEWRELRDSLPGPRGQEPLEQMPEDPDELAVLEEIQQELILQEQLVIESTRESLRFDEECLNAMLEGLDATDRIICPVCRKNNLTVKTHMVCCQCGLYISTQDMTEGKLRSLLESTVTEHSQRCFHSPEFTVTSGMEEETSLLMSCPVCDSWTILL, encoded by the exons ATGGAGGCGCCGCTGCAGCGGCACCGAGCGCGGTACAAGAGCCCCGGCGGGCCGCCCTGGAGGGAGACCTACCGCACG cGCTGCCTGGAGCGGCTGAGGAGCAGCCGGGCCAAGCTGCTGGAGCGGTACCG GGCCGGGGATGGGGCCCGCCCCGGGCCGGCCCCGGGCGCGCTGCTGGTGCAGGAGGTGATG GAGCAGGAGTGGCGGGAGCTGCGGGACAGCCTGCCCGGCCCGCGGGGACAGGAGCCGCTGGAGCAG ATGCCAGAGGACCCCGatgagctggcagtgctggaggagatCCAGCAAGAATTGATCTTGCAA GAGCAGTTGGTGATCGAGAGTACGAGAGAGAGCCTGAGGTTTGATGAGGAGTGTCTCAATGCCATGCTGGAGGGCCTGGATGCCACTGACAGGATCATCTGCCCCGTGTGCAGGAA GAATAACCTGACTGTGAAGACTCACATGGTTTGTTGCCAGTGTGGATTGTACATCAGCACACAG GACATGACAGAAGGGAAGCTTCGGTCACTCCTGGAAAGCACTGTGACAGAGCACAGTCAGAGGTGCTTCCACAGCCCAGAGTTCACAGTGACCAGTGGCATGGAGGAGGAAACCAGTCTTCTCATGAGCTGTCCG